The sequence GCCGAGGTTCACGCCGGCGCTCGCGCTGTGCAGCTCGCGCACCTCCTGGTGCGGTTCGGCGGCGGCGATGGCGGGATCGAAGCGGACCAGCACCAGCTCGGGAAAGCGCAGGCCGAGCGCGCGGGCCAGCTCCCCGACGATGACCTCGGCCACCAGCGCCTTGTGCCCCTGCGCGGAACCGGTGAACTTGACCACGTACGTGCCGAGGTCGTCGGCCTCCACGACGCCGGGGACGGAGCCACCCGAGCGCAAGGGTTCGATGTAGCGGGTCGCAGCGACTTCTCTCAGCATTTTCGAGGGCTCCCCACTCGCTGGCCTCGCATTCCATGGTCCCGTCCACGGCGCTGCAGTCCGTGCATATGACCACGATGGGCCCTGGGGAGAATCCGGGGAGTTACGACTGGCACGCTCCTGTCCCTTCCTCCCCAGCAGCCCATCGATCGCGCCGGAGGCCCTTGCTCCGGCCTCAAGGCACGAAGTGAGCATAGTAACCAAGCGTGACAGCCGGGGAGGGACGCCCGAGCCACCGCGCCAGCGCCCCTACGGACTCCTCCCTGGCGCGCTGGCGCGTCAGACGCGAGGTCGCCTCGGCGTTGAGAAGCTCCAGCGTGTCCTTCCGCGCCTCCAGTTCAGCCGGTGTCATCGTCATGCCGAGAGCCTGGGAGCCAGGGATGGAAGGGCCGCACCCCGCTCCGGTGCGTCAGGGCGCCATCATCGATATCCCGAACGGCGCGGCCTGGGGGGCCGATTCGGTGCCGTCGGCGGCCACGGCGGTGACGACGTAGTAGTAGTACGCCCGCGCCAGACCGGCGTCCTTGTACGTCAGTGCCGTGACCCCCGTGGCGATGCGGCGCTCAGGGGTGAAGACGTCCGAGCTGGACGTGGACCGGTAGACGTTGTACGAGACGGTCGCCTCCTGGTCGCACGCACCGACCTCCCAGTTGAGCTGGGCGTAGTCCGCGCCCCTGCCGCCCCCGGTGATCCGGGGAGTGGCCGGTGCGGTGAGGACCGGGCAGGCCAGGGTGACTTCGGCCATCGGCGAGAAGTCGGACCACTGGCTGTGCGTGCTGACGGCGCGCACCACGTAGTGCCAGGTCTTGCCGGCGGGCACGTTCTCGTTCGTGAAGGTCGTCCCTGTGATGAGCGGGGAGACCGAGTACGCCATCGCCGGGTCCGTGCCGGTCGTGCGGTAGACGTAGTAGCCGGCCACATCGGCCGACGTGCTCGCGGTCCACTCCACCGTGATGTTGCCGTCGGCGGCCGTCGCGGTGACCGAGGCGGGCGCGGCCGGCTTCTCGTAGACCGGCAGGCGCTTGCCGTAGACGGTGCCGTAGCCGGGCTCGGGCATGGTGGAGACGTTGCCGGCCGCGTCGACGGCGCGGACGGTGTAGCCGAACTGCTTGCCGGCCGGGGTACTGGTGTCCAGGTACTCGGCTCCCCGTACCACGGCGATCTGCTCCCACGCGCCGAACGTCGACGCACGCATGACGAGGTAGTGGTCCGTGTCGTCGGTGTTGGGCGTCCAGACGAGGTGCACGCCGTCCGATCCGTCCCAGGCGTTGAGGCCGTACGGCATGTGCGGCGGGGTGACGTCGCCGGTGCGGGTGGCCGAGGCCGTCGCTGACGGGTTCGACTCCGTGCCGTGGGTCGTGACCGTCCTGACCTGGTAGTAGCGCACCTCGCGGACGGGCGCCGCGTAGTCGTCGTAGGCGGGGCCGGTGACCGGCGTCTCGGTCAGCCGGGTCCAGGGACCGTCGGCCGACTCGGCGGCGTAGACGTGGAACCGGTGGGACGCGTCACCGTCGTACCGCCAGCTTACGGTGTTGCGGTCGACCCAGCCGTTGGCGGAGACGGCCGTCGGCGGCAGGGGCTTGGCCTCGGTGGCGTCGAGCCGGACGGGCGCGGAGTATGGGGAGGCGTTGCCCGCACTGTCCTTGGCCCGCACGCGGTAGTAGTAGGTCGTGCCCACGGCGGCGGCCGGGTCGGTCAGGGCATAGCTCTGCGTGGGTGTGCCGACCGAGGCGAACGGCCCCTCGGGCGCGACAGCTCGCTGCACCTCGTAGGAGCTCGCCCCGCTCACCGCGGACCAGGAGAGCCGGGCCCCGGCAGACGGGTCGTACGTGGCCGTGAGCCCGGTGGGCACGACGGGGGCCGTCCTGTCGGCGCTGACGACGCTCGTCACGGCGGACAGCGCGGAGACGTTGTTGGAGCGGTCGACGGCGCGGAGGGCGTACTCGTAGGTGTCGCCGGTGGCCGGGGGCGCCTCGGTGAAGGTGGTGCCCGTGATCAGAGTGGTGTTGCGCAGGCTCCAGCCGCTGGTGCCGGCGATGCGGCGGTAGACGCGGTAACCGGCCAGGTCCATCTCGTAGTTGCCGGACCAGGTCAGGGTCGTCCTCAGGGTGGACGCCGAGTAGCTCGACTTCACGCCGGCCGGGGCCAAGGGGGCGGTCTTGTCGTACGTGGCGCCGATGACCGGCTTGTAGGAGAAGGAGACGTTGGCGGTGCCGGTGAAGGCGGCGAAGTCCACGCGCAGGGTGTGGGTCCCGCGCGGGATCGTGAGGCGGACGGTCTTGCGCTGGGTCGAGCTGACGTTGCGCCACAGGTCGATCTTGCGGGTGCCGTCGAGGTAGACGCGGGCGCCGTCCTGGACGGCGACGCTCAGGTCGAAGGGGCCGCCGGAGCCGAAGTTGCGGGTGGTGGTCCAGCGGACCCCGAAGTTGTCGCTCGGCAGGGTCACGCCGGAGGGGTCGCCGTAGCCGTAGTTCTCGGCGATGGCGGTATCGCAGACGGTGGCCTTCGGAGTGCCGGAGAGGGCGGTGTTGGCGTAGTACTGGGCCGTCCACACGCCGGGCGAGCAGTACACGGCCGCATGCGCGGTCGCGGGGAAGGCGAGGCCGGTCAGGGCAGTGGCCAGGGAGAGCACGGCCGCACCACCTGTACGGCGCGCCGCGCCGAGGGATCTTCGCATCTACGGATGCTCACAGTTCGATGAGGAGATGAGGACAAGGCGTGTATGCCGCCCCAATAGTGCCATTCGGAAGATCACTTGCGATAGGTGGTTTGTGCGGTGGAGCCACCGACGGAATAGCGCTGCGCAGGTGACGAAACGTAGCCACCAGAGGTTGTTCCATAACGGGTGCGGTGGCTGATGCGTTGAGCATCAGCTCGCGGCGCTCGCGGGTGAGCACCATGTACACCGCAGAGCCCACGGTGAGGACGGGGCCGCCCGGGTCCCGCCGGGCGGCTTCCCTGAAAGACGCTGAACGGAGCGGAGAGGGATCACGTATCGGACGGCAGCCACATCGCGCGGCACACCGCAGGGTCGTCGTGGCCGGTCAGTGGCCCGACAAGGGGTTCGGCAGCGGCAGGTAGCGGGCGTCCGCGCCGTCCGCGGCCGTCCAGCGCAGCAGCAGGTTGGTCTTGCCGGGCAGGGTGGGCGCGGTGAGCAGCGCGGGGATCTCGGGCAGGTCGTGCCGGGCGAGTTCGCGGCGGACGGCGGGCCACGGGTCGAGGCCGGGGTGGTGGTCGGCGAGGGCGCCGGCGATCTCGGTGAGGTGGTTGACGACCAGGCAGTACACCACCCGTTCCCAGCCCGCCGCCCGGCTCACGTCCGGCAGCAGCTTGGCGCCCTCGGCGTCCCGGAACAGCGCCTGCACGGGCGTGCCGGCCGCGTCCACGGCGACCAGGGTGTTCTGCAGATGGGCCTCCAGGACGACCCCGTGGGCGTCGAACGCGGTCAGGACGGGCGGGACGACCTGCCGCAGATACGCCTCCCACCAGGCGGCCGGGTCCTGCGCGGCGGCCAGCGGGCTGTCCTCGAACCCCTCGGCGAGGCCCGCCGCGAGCAGTGGTGTGGCGCCCGGCAGCAGATGCCCGCGCAGCCCGTCGCGGACCAGCACGGCCAGTTCCTCGAAGGCGAAGACGGCGGTGCGGTAGCCGCGGTCGCTCAGCCAGGCCGCGGACGGGCCCAGCGCCGCGAAGGCGTGCTTGGCGGCGGTGTCGGTACGGCGCAGCCGGCCGAGGTCGTGGCGCCACAGCCGGCGGATGTCGTTGGTGATCCGGACGTCCAGGCTGAACTTGAGGAAAAGATCGCGGTTTGGCTCGTACACCGTGCGGACGGCGGCCGTCGGCCAGACGGGGAACGCGGTGGTGCCGAGCCGCAGCAGCCGGCCGTCGGCGAACGCGGGAGCGAGGTCGCGGCCGGTCAGGTCGAGCTGCCAGGGATGGGCGGGCAGCAGCCGGTAGCCGGGCGGGGCGGTGCCGAGGGCGTCCAGGACGCCGGTGTCGCCCTCCTCGGCCACCTGGTCCTCGCGGACGCCGAGGAGCGCCAGCGGGAAACGGGCGTGCGCCTCGGGGGCGTACGGCAGCCAGGACGCGACCGGGCCGCCGCCGCGCGCCTTGGGGGCCGGGTGGTAGGGGTGGCCGGTGAGCAGGGACTGCTCGGAGCGCAGATACGGGTCCCGCGGTGGCGTGGCCCGGGCGCGGGCGGTGAGCAGGGCGGCGACCGCGTCCCGGCTGTCGATCATCTCGGCGGGCAGGTCGCCGCCGGGCAGCCCGGTGTGCCGGCGCAGCACCTCGGCGACCAGTTTCACCAGTTCCGGGTGGCCGATGCGGTGCCAGGCGCCCGCCGTGTACACCTCGGGGCCGGTGGGCCGCCGGCCGGCGCGCACCCGCAGCAGCCGGCCGTCCGGCAGCCGGTGCACCCGGTGGTCACCTGCTGCCGGGAGCGGCTCGGCCACCTCCCGCAGCAGGCAGTTGAGCAGGGGGGCTGCCGCGTACGCGTCGGCCAGGCGGGCCGCCTCGCCGGTGGGGGGTGTGAGGTCCACGCGTTCCATTCGTCCGTCGTCCAGGGGCCCGTGGCCGTCCCGGCGCACGCGAGGCGCGCCGGCGGGGAGCCGGAGACGATCAGTATGGCTGCCGTAGGGGCGGCCTCCGCCACTTCCGCGCGAGTGCGCGCGGAACCCGCCACGGCCGTTACCCGACCGGTTCCTGCCACAGCCGTACCCGACCGGTTCCTGCCACGGCCGCACAGACCGGTCCGGCGACAGCCGTGCCCGGCCGGTCCCGGGACGCAGCCGCACGCGACCGACCCCGAGAGCGCCGTACTCGGTCGCCTCGGACACCGCCGCCACGCCCGGCCATTCCCGGCACCGCCGTACCCGACCGCCCCCGAGACACCGCCATGCCCGGCCACCCCCCACCCTGCCCTACCCGGACCACCCCGGCACCGCCACGCCCGGCCATCCCCCGCACCGCCCACCCGCCCGGTCCCCGACAATCGTGCCGTGCCCCGCCTACCCCAGGAGCCGACCGTGTGCCCTGCCCCCGCTGCCGCCGAGTCCGTGATCGCCGAGGAGCTGGCCGTGGTCCGGCCCGGCCTGCTGCCCCGGTACGCGGCGGAGCTGCCCGGCGCCCGGGCCGCCGTGCTGACCCGGCTGTGGCGGGCGCTGGTCCACGAGCCGCTGCCGTTCGTCACCGGCCGGGAGTCCGGCGCGCACGGCCTCACGCTGCGTCTGGCCGACGGCCGGCGGCTGCGCGGGCCGCACGCGGACCCGTACGCCACCGCCGCGTACGTCACCGCCGTGCGCCTGGACCGGGAGCGGTACGCCGATCCGGCGCGGCTGATGTACTCCCTAGGGGTGCCGCACGCGACCGGGTTCGCGGCGGAGCTGGCGCACAGCGTGGCGTCGCTGGCGCTGTCCCGGGCCGGTGCGGACCGGCGGGAGCGAGAGGAGTGGCCGGTGGGGGTTCCTCCGGCGGGAGGCCGGGAGGGGGACTGGGAGTGGGAGCGGCGGGTGACCGACGGGCACCCGTTCCACCCGGGCTGCCGGTCCCGGCCCGGTTTCTCGGTGGCGGACCAGCTGGCGTACGGCCCGGAGCACGGGCCGGTGGTGGAGCTGGGCACGGTGCCGGTGCCGACGGCCGAGTGCGTGGTGTCCGGCGAATGGCCGGACGAACTCCGCGACGGCGGACGGCTGTTGCTGCCGGTGCATCCCTGGCAGGCGACGCATGTGCTGAAGCGGTCGTACGACACCTGGCGCCCGGCGCGGCCGTTGATGTCGCTGCGCACGCTGGCGCTGCCCGGCGGACCGCATGTGAAGACCGCGCTGAGCGCCCGGCTGACGTCGTCGGTGCGGGACATCTCCGTGTACTCGGTGCGGGCGGCGGCGCGACTGACGGCGTTCGCCGAGGAGTTGGCGGCGCGTACCGACGGGCTGCTGCACATCACCCGCACGCTGGCGGCGGCGACCGCGCACTCCCCGGATCTGGCCGCGCTGCTGCGGGAGTCGCCGGAGGTGTACGCGGGGCCGGGCGAGCGGGTGGTACCGGTGGCCGCGCTCACCACCACGTCGCTGCCCGGCCGTCCCGGCTGGCTGGCGGCGTTCACCCGGCTGGCGCTCACGGTGGGCCTGCGCCTGCTGGACCTCGGCGTGGCCCTGGAGGCGCACGGCCAGAACCTCCTGGTCGTGCTGGCGGCGGACGGCACTCCGAGGCGGCTGGTCTACCGCGATCTGGCCGACATCCGCATCAGTCCCGCCCGGCTGTCCCGGCACGGCCTCACCCCGCCCGGCCTCACGGGCCGCCTGATCACCGACGACCCGACGGCCCTGCGCCGCAAACTCTTCGGCTCCCTGCTGGCGGGCGCCCTGGCCGCGACGGCGGGCTCCGCCCCCGCCCTGGCCGCGGCCCTGGAACCCACCCTGCCGGCCCTCCCCCGAACCCCCGACCTCCCCGCCCTGCGCGAATCGCCGCTCCCGGCGAAGGCCCTGACCTTGATGCGCCTCACACCCGACGGCGGCGGGGACATGTGGACGGAGCTGCCGCATCCCTGTACGGCACACTTTCCGGCGACAAACTGATGAGACGTCATCTTTAATAGACGCTCTGACGCGTTGGCCCCGTTCGATCGTCCGGCGGTGTGCCGAAGGCCGGCCGGCCCGGACACGAGAGCCTCGAAAGCAGCAGATGACTGACGTCGACAGCAGTGACAGCCTGATGACCCCGATCCAGCCCGAACAGCTGGAGCCCGGTGCCGTGATCGCGCAGTCGCTGGACAACCAGTGGGTCCCCGCACAGCTCACCAAGGACATGATCGATCGCGGTCAGTCGCTGGAACAGATCGGCCACCGGCGCCTCCGGGAGGTGCGCGCCGAGTACTTCCGCAGTCTCATCAACGCCAGCCAGGTCGTGATCAACCGCGCGTACTTCTACAACAACGACGCGATCAGCCGCGACCTGGTGACGGAAGGCGAGGCACGGGAGGCGCACCGCAGGCTCCTCGCCTCGGGAGCGATCGTCCCGTTCCTGCTGAACGAACGGCACCCGGCCGAGGAACCGCCCGCCTATCTTCACCTGCGAAGTGATGGATTCACGGGCTGGCAGGAGACGCTGACGGGCATGCCGTCCGGTGACCGGGTGCGTTGTGTGCGCATGTCGTGGGACGACTCCCCTGGCGACCAGGAGAACCGGGACCGCACCCGGATGCGGCTCTACCAGCCGTTCGCCGAGAAGGTCCAGGGGCTCACCGCGAAGGACATCGACATCCTCGCCGCCCAGGTCGGAGTGGCCCGCGAGGACGCCGACCGGTTCGGCGAACGGCTCGGCGAGGTGGTCGGCTTCAGCAACGGCCTCAGCGTGCGCCGGCAGCAGGTCGTCCGCAACACGCTGTACGAGGAGTTCGTGTCGGTGCCCGGCACGAACGTGGCGGAGGGCAGATACGACCGCGACAAGCCGTTCGCGGCGGAGATAAAGCAACTGCTGGATCTGATCTACAACGTCAACCTGGCCGATGCCCTGGGTCGTTACCCTCTCACGCCCGTCGGCAGCCTGCGGCGCGTGGTGCTGCAGGAGGCCCGCGAGGCCAGGGCCGCCACCGTCGGTGCCGTCGAGGACCCGGAGCAGTTGCTGACGTTCCTGCGGCGGCAGACCTTCGCCACCGTGCAGGACCACCTCACGCCCGCGGCGGTCGACGCCCTGAGCCTGCAGGACATCGTGCGGCTGCGGGAGACACCGGTCTGGAACGCCTACATCCGCGCGTTCGGCGCGCTCACCGCGGCTCCGGAGGCGTTCCACGACCACGCCGGTCAGGTGTTCGACTGCTACGTCCGGCTCAACTCCGAGATCCTCAAGCTGGCACGGGAGCGCCGGCAGGCCCGGCCGGCCGTTTGGCGTCCGGTGGTCGAGGTCGTCGTCACCGTGGGCGCGGCCGTGTTCACGGCCGTCAGCGGCAACGACATCTGGGAGGTGGCCGGTTCGGTCCTGCCGCTCACGGTGAGCGGCTCGCTCACCGGTTCGGTGCAGTTGGTGCTGCGCAACCGCGTGGCCGGCCGGCAGGAGCAGAGGTTCGCCCGGGAGATCGCGACCGTGCGGCTGGCGAGTGAGCGAGAATGGTCGCAGTTCCACGACCTGGTACGCCGCTTGCCCGGCTACCGGGACACGGCGGGTCCGGCCCGGACGGGCGCGGCCTCGGCGACCACCCAGGACAACGAAGACCTGCCCGAATACTGACCGCCGACCGGTCACCGACGAGCCGGAGTTCAGCCGTGCACAGCCTGCCGAGGCCCCGATGAACCGGTACGAGGCCCTGCGCCGGGTCGCCCCGGAGTGGTTCCGCGAGGATCCCGAGGGGATCAGGATCCTCACGGATCCGGCGCTGATCCGCGACGCCCGCAGGCAGGTGACGACGGCCCGGCTCAGCGGGCGCGGCGGCCCGTTCGGGGCGCTGTGGGCCCGGTTGCGGGCCGCGCTGCGGCCGGTCCCGGCGGGCGTGGTGTCGGCCGGCCGGTATCTGTGGCACCTGCGCGACCCGGTGCGTTTCCCCGACGGCCGGCTCGGTCTGTACGACCGCATCCTGCCGCCCCCGGGGTCCTCTCCCGGTGTGGTGGTCCTGCCGCTGGCGGGCCCGGAGGAACGGGTGGTACTGATCGAGCACTACCGGCACGCCACCCGCAGCCGGCACTGGGAGCTGGTGCGCGGCTTCGGTGATCCGGGCGCCACCCCTCTGGAGAACGTCACCCGGGAATTGCGGGAGGAGATCGCCGCCACCCCGTCGGAGCTAGTCCCCCTCGGCGAGGTGCACCCCGACACCGGTCTGCTGGCCCACAAGGTCTCCCTCTACGCGGCGCGCGTGGACGGCTTCGGGGAGTTGGAGAAGGGCGAGGCGATCCACCGGGCGATCGCGGTGACACCGGCCGAGGCCGAGGAGATGGTGGCCGACGGACGGATCACCGACGGCTTCTCCATCGCCGCGCTGTACCGGGCGCGGCTCGCCGGCCTGTTCGGCGCGGGGCCATCGGACGGTGGCGGCTGAGCGCCGGTCACCGAGCCTGTCCCGGCGTTTTGGAGTCCGGCGTGTCTGATCAATAGGATCCGGCGATGATCAGAAGACAACGGCTGGCGGTGGGGGTCTGTGCGCTGCTCGCCGCCCTGAGCGCCGGGATCGCGGTTCCGTCCGGTGCGGTCGCCGGCGAGACGGAGCAGGACGCTCCGAAGGTCGAACTCGTGCTGGACGTCAGTGGTTCCATGCGGACCCGGGACATCGACGGCGGCACCCGGATGGCCGCGGCGAAGCAGGCGTTCAACGAGGTGCTGGACGCGACGCCCGAGGAGGTCCGGCTCGGTATCCGTACGCTGGGCGCCAACTACCACGGTGACGACCGCAAGGAGGGCTGCAAGGACACCGCGCAGCTGTATCCGGTCGGCCCGCTGGACCGGACCGACGCGAAGACGGCCGTGGCCACGCTGGCGCCCACCGGCTGGACCCCGATCGGGCCCGCGCTGCTGAAGGCGGCGGACGATCTGAACGGCGGGAACGGCACCCGCCGTATCGTGCTGATCAGCGACGGCGAGGACACCTGCCAGCCGCTCGACCCGTGCGAGGTGGCCCGGGAGATAGCCGCCAAGGGCATCGGCCTGACCATCGACACCCTCGGCCTGGTGCCGGACGCCAAGACCCGCGCCCAGCTCAGCTGCATCGCGGACGCCACCGGCGGCACGTACACCGACGTCCGGCACAAGGAGGAACTGAGCGACCGGGTTGGCCAGTTGGTCGATCGCGCGGCGGACCCGGTGGTGACCCCGGTCGCCACCGAGGGCGCCGACCGGTGCGAGAAGGCCCCGTCCCTCACCTCCGGTCTCTACACCGACCGCGAGGAGTTCGGGCAGCAGCGCTGGTACAAGGTGGCCGTCGAGCCCGGCCAGGAGCTGCGCGCCTCGGTGAGCGTGGCGGACGACCGGGCCGTCGCCCCGCACTACGGGGTGCTGCTGCGGGCGGTGACCGTGCACGGACGGGAGATCGTGCGCGGCGAGGCCGCGGGCACCGGCCGTACGGACGTCATCTCCACCGGTCTGCGCTATCC comes from Streptomyces sp. SCL15-4 and encodes:
- a CDS encoding fibronectin type III domain-containing protein, translating into MRRSLGAARRTGGAAVLSLATALTGLAFPATAHAAVYCSPGVWTAQYYANTALSGTPKATVCDTAIAENYGYGDPSGVTLPSDNFGVRWTTTRNFGSGGPFDLSVAVQDGARVYLDGTRKIDLWRNVSSTQRKTVRLTIPRGTHTLRVDFAAFTGTANVSFSYKPVIGATYDKTAPLAPAGVKSSYSASTLRTTLTWSGNYEMDLAGYRVYRRIAGTSGWSLRNTTLITGTTFTEAPPATGDTYEYALRAVDRSNNVSALSAVTSVVSADRTAPVVPTGLTATYDPSAGARLSWSAVSGASSYEVQRAVAPEGPFASVGTPTQSYALTDPAAAVGTTYYYRVRAKDSAGNASPYSAPVRLDATEAKPLPPTAVSANGWVDRNTVSWRYDGDASHRFHVYAAESADGPWTRLTETPVTGPAYDDYAAPVREVRYYQVRTVTTHGTESNPSATASATRTGDVTPPHMPYGLNAWDGSDGVHLVWTPNTDDTDHYLVMRASTFGAWEQIAVVRGAEYLDTSTPAGKQFGYTVRAVDAAGNVSTMPEPGYGTVYGKRLPVYEKPAAPASVTATAADGNITVEWTASTSADVAGYYVYRTTGTDPAMAYSVSPLITGTTFTNENVPAGKTWHYVVRAVSTHSQWSDFSPMAEVTLACPVLTAPATPRITGGGRGADYAQLNWEVGACDQEATVSYNVYRSTSSSDVFTPERRIATGVTALTYKDAGLARAYYYYVVTAVAADGTESAPQAAPFGISMMAP
- a CDS encoding IucA/IucC family protein, with protein sequence MERVDLTPPTGEAARLADAYAAAPLLNCLLREVAEPLPAAGDHRVHRLPDGRLLRVRAGRRPTGPEVYTAGAWHRIGHPELVKLVAEVLRRHTGLPGGDLPAEMIDSRDAVAALLTARARATPPRDPYLRSEQSLLTGHPYHPAPKARGGGPVASWLPYAPEAHARFPLALLGVREDQVAEEGDTGVLDALGTAPPGYRLLPAHPWQLDLTGRDLAPAFADGRLLRLGTTAFPVWPTAAVRTVYEPNRDLFLKFSLDVRITNDIRRLWRHDLGRLRRTDTAAKHAFAALGPSAAWLSDRGYRTAVFAFEELAVLVRDGLRGHLLPGATPLLAAGLAEGFEDSPLAAAQDPAAWWEAYLRQVVPPVLTAFDAHGVVLEAHLQNTLVAVDAAGTPVQALFRDAEGAKLLPDVSRAAGWERVVYCLVVNHLTEIAGALADHHPGLDPWPAVRRELARHDLPEIPALLTAPTLPGKTNLLLRWTAADGADARYLPLPNPLSGH
- a CDS encoding IucA/IucC family protein; translated protein: MPRLPQEPTVCPAPAAAESVIAEELAVVRPGLLPRYAAELPGARAAVLTRLWRALVHEPLPFVTGRESGAHGLTLRLADGRRLRGPHADPYATAAYVTAVRLDRERYADPARLMYSLGVPHATGFAAELAHSVASLALSRAGADRREREEWPVGVPPAGGREGDWEWERRVTDGHPFHPGCRSRPGFSVADQLAYGPEHGPVVELGTVPVPTAECVVSGEWPDELRDGGRLLLPVHPWQATHVLKRSYDTWRPARPLMSLRTLALPGGPHVKTALSARLTSSVRDISVYSVRAAARLTAFAEELAARTDGLLHITRTLAAATAHSPDLAALLRESPEVYAGPGERVVPVAALTTTSLPGRPGWLAAFTRLALTVGLRLLDLGVALEAHGQNLLVVLAADGTPRRLVYRDLADIRISPARLSRHGLTPPGLTGRLITDDPTALRRKLFGSLLAGALAATAGSAPALAAALEPTLPALPRTPDLPALRESPLPAKALTLMRLTPDGGGDMWTELPHPCTAHFPATN
- a CDS encoding NUDIX hydrolase; this translates as MNRYEALRRVAPEWFREDPEGIRILTDPALIRDARRQVTTARLSGRGGPFGALWARLRAALRPVPAGVVSAGRYLWHLRDPVRFPDGRLGLYDRILPPPGSSPGVVVLPLAGPEERVVLIEHYRHATRSRHWELVRGFGDPGATPLENVTRELREEIAATPSELVPLGEVHPDTGLLAHKVSLYAARVDGFGELEKGEAIHRAIAVTPAEAEEMVADGRITDGFSIAALYRARLAGLFGAGPSDGGG
- a CDS encoding VWA domain-containing protein, with translation MIRRQRLAVGVCALLAALSAGIAVPSGAVAGETEQDAPKVELVLDVSGSMRTRDIDGGTRMAAAKQAFNEVLDATPEEVRLGIRTLGANYHGDDRKEGCKDTAQLYPVGPLDRTDAKTAVATLAPTGWTPIGPALLKAADDLNGGNGTRRIVLISDGEDTCQPLDPCEVAREIAAKGIGLTIDTLGLVPDAKTRAQLSCIADATGGTYTDVRHKEELSDRVGQLVDRAADPVVTPVATEGADRCEKAPSLTSGLYTDREEFGQQRWYKVAVEPGQELRASVSVADDRAVAPHYGVLLRAVTVHGREIVRGEAAGTGRTDVISTGLRYPKQDSDDDSAPAETVCLQVTHSFSAASGVKTTPGLPLELTVDVVDGPSGHHDVASFGLGRGWWLLGALVLAGFLAGLLWGWVSRWRVAVWRTN